The genomic window CCGTCCGCGCTCGGCGCGGCGTCGCCTCTGCCGCCGGCGCCGTCGGAGGCGCGTCCCGGGTCGGTGTCCGGCGCCTCGACCTCCGGCGCGACCGCGTCGCCGACGTCCGCCCGGGTCGATCCGGGAACGATCGGCGTTGCCTCCCCCGCGCTCTCGTCCCCGCCGTCGTCGGCACTCTCGGAGCCGTCCTCGGATCCCCCGTCGGTCTCCGAAGGGTCGGGCACGTCCGACGCGGAGGATCCCTCCGCGGCGGAGGTGTCGGCCCGCTCCGGCTCGGATCCCGGGGAGTCGTTCGCGTCGCTGTCCCGGGGCTCACCGTCGTCGGTGACGGGACCGTCGAGGTCCGGCGAATCGGCGTCGCCCGAGTCCGCCTCGCTCTCGGATCTGTCGGCGTCTCCCCCCGAACCGTCACCATCCCGCCCCTGATCGTCGCCGTCGCCGAGGCGGTCGTCGATCAGCTCCTCGGCGTCGGGGGCGTCCTCGAAGGGATCGCTCCGCAGACGGTGGGGGAGCGCCCACGAGAGCGACGTCCGGATATCGCCCTCGATGACGCGGGAACGCTCGTCGAGCGCAGCCAGCGCCCGAGCGCACCGGGCGGCCGCGATGTCGCCCCGGTGACCGTCGAGGCCGGCGTCGCGACACGTCTCGACGATCCGGCGGACGAACGAATCCGGGAGGTCCACCGTCGGAAGCCGCTCATGGGTAGCTGCGACGGCCGCCGCGGGGTCACGGATCGACTTGCCGGACGACGGTCCGTCGGACCCCGAGGCGTCCTCGGCCCCGTTGTCGACGCCGAGCGCCCGGTCCACGACGGCGACGCGGTCGGCTGTGTCGTGCAGCCCGGTCACCTCGACGGCGAGGTCGAACCGGTCGCGCAGTTGGGGTCGGAGGTCGCCCTCCTCCGGGTTCATCGTCCCGATGAGGGTGAACTCGGCGGGGTGGCTCCGCGAGACGCCGTCGCGTTCGACGGTGTTGACGCCGGAGGCGGCGGCGTCCAGCAGCACGTCGACGAGGTGGTCGTCGAGGAGGTTCACCTCGTCGACGTACAGCACGCCGCGGTTGGCTCGCGCGAGCAGTCCGGGCTCGAACGACGCCTCGCCGTCGAGGGCGTCCGCGACAGACAGCGAACCGACGACCGCCTCGCGGGTCGCCCCCAGCGGCAGCGTGACGAACGGCGCCGGACGCGTCGCGACGGGCACGCTCGCGCGCCGGCGACACTCGGGGCACTGCCTTGCGCGATCGTCGGGGGGACAGCCGAACGGGCAGTCGGCGACGACGCGTCGCTCGGGGAGCGCCCCGGCCAGCGCGCGCCCCAGCGTCGACTTCCCCGTCCCCTTCTCGCCGCGCACGAGCAGCCCCGAGAGGTCGTCGTGCGCGCCGACGGTCACCAGCGCCCGCTTCAGCTCCGCCTGCCCGACCACGTCGCCGAACGCGGCGTCGGGCGTGGGCGGCCCGGTTGCACGGCCTTCATCAAACACACTTGCAGTACCACAACGAGGATTTAGAAACCTTATGACGACGATCGGACTGTACACGGCGACGGAGAACGAACTCGGCGCGGTGGCGACGGCCGTCGACGAGACGGCCGTGTCGCTGGCGGCGCGCTCGAAGAGCGACCTGAGCGACCCCACCGACGTGGACGCCTTCTGCGACGACCTGGAGGCGGCAGACGCGGCAGCGGTCGTCCTCTGGCTCCACGGCGGGGTCGACAGTATGCCCGGCTACGAGCGGGCACTCGACCGCCTCGGCGACGCGGGGATCCCGGTCGTGGTTCACTCGACCGGCGACGCGTTTGCCGCCGAGGACACCACCGCCGACCCGGAGACTGCCGGGACGGTCCGCGAGTACCTCGAACGCGGGGGCGCGGCCAACGCCGCCAACCTCCTGCGGTACCTCGCGGACACGTACGGCGACCCCGACGACGCCCCGCCGGAGGGCTACGAGTACGACGACCCCGTCGCGCTGCCCTCGGAGGGGGTGTACCACCCGGATCATCCGAGCGCGAGTTACGAGGAGTTGGTCGCGACGTTCGATCCCGACACGCCGACGGTCGGCGTCTGGTTCTACGAGTCCCACTGGACCCACGAGAACACGCGGTACGTCGACGCGCAGGTGCGCGCGCTGGAGGACCGCGGCGTCGACGCGCTCCCGGTGTTCTGCAACCCCGCCGGCGAGGAGGAGGGCTGGGACGCCGAGCGCGTCACCGACGAGTGGCTGCTCGACGCCGACGGCGACCCCGTCGTCGACGCGATGCTCTCGTCGTTCATGTTCGCGCTGTCGATGGACGAGCGCGGCCGCGACGCCGACGACGAGGGCAGCGGTGCCGAGGACGTGTTCCTCGACCGCCTCGGCGTCCCGGTGATCCAGACGGTGACGACGATGCGCTCGCGCTCGCGGTACGCGTCGAGCGATACCGGGGTCATGGGCTTCGAGCTGGCGCTGTCGGTCGCGCTCCCCGAGTTCGACGGCAACGTGATCACCCACCCCATCTCCGGCAAGGAGCGCACCGACGACGAGGCGGGGATCGGCTCGGCGCCGAAACAGCACTTCCCGATCGACGACCGCGTCGAGCACGCCGCGTCGCTGGCGGTCAACTGGGCCCGCCTGCGACACCTTCCGAACGACGAGGCCGACGTGGCTGTCGTGCTTCACAACTACCCGCCCAGCGACGACGGGATCGCCACCGCCTTCGGGCTCGACACGCCCGAGAGCACCGCGAACCTCCTTGCGGAGCTCGACGAACGCGGGTACGATCTGGGCGAGACCGGGAGCGACGACGGTCCGCCGGCCGACGGCGCGGACCTCATCGACTCGCTCACGGCCCAACTCACCCTCGACGACCGCTGGGTCGCCCCCGAGGACGTGCGCGAGCTCGCCGTCGACACGGTCGCGCCCGACACCTACCGCGAGTGGTTCGCCGACCTGGACGGCGGTTTTCGCGGGAACGTCCGCGAGGAATGGGGCGAGCCCCCGGAGCGCCCGTTCGCGATTCCCGGTGTCGAGTTCGGGAACGTCCTCGTCACGGTACAGCCGCCGCGAGGGTTCGGGATGGACCCCGAGAAGGTGTACCACGACTCCGACCTCCAGCCGCCCCACGACTACGTCGCCTTCTACAGCTGGCTCCGCGAGACG from Halobaculum magnesiiphilum includes these protein-coding regions:
- a CDS encoding ATP-binding protein, giving the protein MFDEGRATGPPTPDAAFGDVVGQAELKRALVTVGAHDDLSGLLVRGEKGTGKSTLGRALAGALPERRVVADCPFGCPPDDRARQCPECRRRASVPVATRPAPFVTLPLGATREAVVGSLSVADALDGEASFEPGLLARANRGVLYVDEVNLLDDHLVDVLLDAAASGVNTVERDGVSRSHPAEFTLIGTMNPEEGDLRPQLRDRFDLAVEVTGLHDTADRVAVVDRALGVDNGAEDASGSDGPSSGKSIRDPAAAVAATHERLPTVDLPDSFVRRIVETCRDAGLDGHRGDIAAARCARALAALDERSRVIEGDIRTSLSWALPHRLRSDPFEDAPDAEELIDDRLGDGDDQGRDGDGSGGDADRSESEADSGDADSPDLDGPVTDDGEPRDSDANDSPGSEPERADTSAAEGSSASDVPDPSETDGGSEDGSESADDGGDESAGEATPIVPGSTRADVGDAVAPEVEAPDTDPGRASDGAGGRGDAAPSADGRGARVRTERADPTAGDRVDAGASVRAAARRGSDRVASRDLRRSVRAGDAETLVCFVVDASASMRGPMRAAKGVAVELLRDSYEHRDAVALVGVAGDSPEVLLPPTDDVGRAARHLKDLPTGDRTPLAAGLDTAAEVCTRADPEAALAVVVTDGGANGSERPTAAVRAAAERLREAVDRTLVVDAGELEGVVPTLVEAAGGDRVPLSALSADRVDRAADAAGKD